GACACCTAATTACCTTGGGGCAAGATCTCCCTCATATGCCCGCTGAACAATTTCCTTCATCGCAGTGGTGATCTCATCCCGGGAAGCGTACGGACAGCAGACGTTCAATACGCCACTACAGAGTAACCTATCAGCTGTGGATCCCCACAACAAAAAAGGCTCACTTTTTGTTACCCTGGGTCATAGCCTCCATGTTACGGACGGCTTGGAGCACATCTGGCGGCAGCAAGTCAAGTTGGCCTATAAAGCGTATCTTGACGCCATACTCTTCCAGTAGGTCTCTTATATAGTTAAATGGCGTCATCATTGGCTCTacatgaaaaaaaagaaatgtaGACTAAGACGTGCGCACCCATGTTGACACAGCTCTGTAAGACGTTGCTTGGCGAGATTCATCAAAGTACCGACTTCCTTTTCTGACCTGCTAAAGTTGTCTATGGCAAAGGCGTATATCGACACTGCTCTTATTCTCAATCGCAGGCATATCTCAAGGGTCTTTGCATGGCACGGTTAGTAGGTACGGAGCTGCGGGCAGCGGCAGCTCACTCTTCTGAGGGCATTAAACCCTTCTGTATGGCCGCTCTCAACTTGCTGACCGAGTTCTCTGGCATATCGTCTATTGCCGTCCATGACGAAGGCGACATGTTGCGGGATGGGTccgagggagaggaggaagagaaggacggAAGtggcgatggagaagaggtggtgTATGAGTATGGAGACGAGGGAGTGCATGGTGCGCTGTGCGTATCGCCTGAACCAGCAACAATGAATAATAATACTGCTATACTGCTATATGAACTAAATGCATGGCTAAACGGAAGTAATACGTAATTGGTTTGTAACCGCAGGCCAGGTAGCCGCATCACGTGACTTATTGCCGAACTGTCCCGATCCAGGCGCGTCCTGGACAAACAGCCGGCCGCTCCACGGGTGCATAACACGCTCATTCGTTCCCAACATCACTACTACAGACTTacatcccatctcctcgcCCCCTCCGTCCCCTACAATGATCAGACGAAGGCTCTCCTCAGGCCTCCTCCGGGCcgtatcctcctccttcccctcccctGCCGCACCACCAGCCAGGACTCTCGCGTCCGCTGTCCTCCTCACCTCCCAGACAAACTGGAAAATGGAGACTGTGGTCACTCTCAAGGCGGAGCTGAAGAAACGTGGCCTCTCCCAACAAGGTAACAAGTGAGTACGCCATCGATCTACTGTGGAAGATTGGCCTGGCAATCTTTGCAAGTAATGCATCCGACTGGCTAATATCTGACTTTGCCTACTTCCAGAGCCACCCTGGTCTCCCGTCTCGAGTCTGCAGAGACCTCGTCTCTTCTGCCACCTGTCCCCCCTATCCCGTCTTCCGCCCgctccatttcttccaccGCCTCACTTTCTCGATCTGGCAAGTTATCTGACGCCCCGGAGACCGTCATTCCATCTGGCAATGCAGAGGTTAACTCCGATGTCGCACCGGGTGTCTCTGTTACTGGGCCCGGACCTCAAGTGATCTCGCAGAGAACCTCGGCTGTGAATCCCGATCAAGTTACTCCAGAACAAGTTACTGTTGCTCCAGGGCTGCCTGAGAGCAAGGTTTTCAGTGAGAGTGCTGGTGAAACTCTGGATGTGAGGATGCCTGGTCCCagagcggaagaagatatcGATCAGGTTATCGTACGTTCTTTTCGCAAGTCATACAATCGCCGAGCAGCAGTTCCTAACCTAAATCCCGCAGCCCCTTATCCCTGATAACTTTTCTGCCCAGTCCTATCCGTCTTCTGCATCTACCGACCCCAAGGTGCTTACAGTAGCGTCTGCCTCCACCCATCCCGCTGGCGGACCGGTTCATGCTTCTCATGATCATTCCGATGCCCATTCTCTCGAACTTGCTACCGAAGc
Above is a window of Cryptococcus tetragattii IND107 chromosome 1, whole genome shotgun sequence DNA encoding:
- a CDS encoding di-trans,poly-cis-decaprenylcistransferase; protein product: MHSLVSILIHHLFSIATSVLLFLLSLGPIPQHVAFVMDGNRRYARELGQQVESGHTEGFNALRRTLEICLRLRIRAVSIYAFAIDNFSRSEKEVGTLMNLAKQRLTELCQHGDLLEEYGVKIRFIGQLDLLPPDVLQAVRNMEAMTQGNKNGVLNVCCPYASRDEITTAMKEIVQRAYEGDLAPSDITAKDVFDSLGVSKAINTVDKSLFVNPEEPEKLDILVRTSDVKRLSDFMMWQACDDTQLHFVKTYWPEFGLSDMLPILLGWQQKVWMRKLGWC